Within the Fimbriimonadia bacterium genome, the region CTTCCTCGGTACCGTCGCGGTACGGGTCGCCCGTGATCGCCTCGAAGCCAGCCGTTCCAGGCGCCAGCTTCGTCTGGTTGTACCCCAGAACCCACTTCAGCGCCTTCCACGGCAGGCTCAGGAGCCATTCGGTACCGCCCACGACGCAATCCCACCAGCTCTTCTCATCGGACAGATTGCTCGCCCGCCCCAACGCCGCGAAGTGGCGCAGGCCGTCGGGGTCGGCGGCTTCCACAGGGTTGTTGGCGCAGTAGGCGTAAAGGTTGGGGTGGCCGCCGGACATGCCGATGGGGTCGCGCTGAAGCCAGCGGCCCACCGTGGGGTCGTACTCCCTCGCCCCGGCGTGGTACAGCCCGGTCGGCGCGATGTACCGGTACCCGACCGACCCGTTCCAGCGGAAGGGGTTGTCGTTCGCCACGTTCGAGTGGCTCGCAACCAGGCTCCCCCACGCGTCGTAGGTGAAGGTGCGTGATCCCGCACTCATCAGCCGGTTGGTGTCGTAGGTGAACGTCACCCCGGCCCGACCGGTAAGATTGAAGCCATCGTCGTAGGCGTACGAGTCGGCACCCGGTCCCGACTCGCTGCCGAGCTGCCCGATAACCGGCGTAGGCGGCGCCATGCGTCCGCCGCCGGTAAAGGCACCCCCGGCTCGCCACTGCGTCTGTGGCGTCTGGTCTGGAATCGTGCTCTGCGCCCGGACAAAGGCAGCGCTCGGTGCGAATAGCACTACAAGTAACGCGATTCCTCTTGTCACGAAGGAGACCATCATCGTCCGCATGAACGAACCCTCCGTTGTCGTTTCGCCAGTGACGCTTCGCGAAATGGCGTACACGGTCATTCTGCCAGCATACGGCTTCTTCCTGCCAGGTACTTTTACGGTGTTGCGCTTTTTGACGCGCAGCCCAACCGCAGCCGGCCCGGGGGAGTTGGTTGCCCGGGCCGGCGGTTGTCGGGTCTAAGGAGGAGGGAGGTGCGTTACAGCGTCGGGTCCTCGTGCATCGCCTTCAGGCGTCGCCAGCGGCGGTCCACCTCGGCCTGCAGGTCCGCGATCTCCTGAGCATGGTTCTCACCGCGCAGGTACACGCCGGCTTTGCCCATTTCGCCGAACAGCTGGTCCACCGGGATTTTCTTCCCCAACGCCTCGGGGTCATAGTTCAGCTTCGTGATCCCGTTCTCGATCTCCAGTAGCGGGAAGAAGCAGCTATCCAGAGCCTTTTGCACGATCTGCGGGCCGGACCAGTCGGGTGTCACCCAGTTGAGCGGGCACGCGGAAAAGGACTTGGCGAACACGAAGTTGCCGTCGCGCACCATCTGCTGCGCCTTCCGCGCCTTGCGGATGGCATCCTCCACGTGCGTCTCGGCTATGGTCACGATGTAGCGGCAGTGTGTGCCGCGCATCAGTTCGATCATGTCCTTATGGTGGAAGCCCTTGCCACCCGGCGAGGTGGTGGTGAACAACCCTTTGGGTGCCGTGTAGCACAGCTGCGCGCCGGTGTTCGCATACACGTTGTTGTCGTACTCGAAGTAGATGAACGGGTGATTGCGAATGGCCGCGCTAAGAAGTTGGTCGAGGCCGATGTCGCCCGACCCGTCGCCGCCTACGGCGATAACCGTGGTCTCCTCGGTGATCAGGCCCTTGGAGCGTGCCAGGCGGTACGTCTCGACGATGCCTACCGCGGTGGACGAGTTGTTGTGGAACAGATTGTGCATGTAGGGAACACGGAACGACGTGTCCGGGAAGCCCGTGGTGACAACCATTCCGCATCCGGTGTTGAACAGCAGGACCGTAGGCCCGTCGATCCCCGAGAGGAAGATGTCCAGGTTCACGAACGCGCCGCACCCAGGGCAGGATTGGGGATGCGCGATGCGATGTGGCATGTCCGAGGCCAGCGTGCGAAGCGTCTGGATGTTTACTCGCTCACCCAGCCCTTCGTTCACCACGAAGTCATTCGGGTCTTCCGGTTCGAACCGCTTCGGCGGCAGCTTCTCTGGCGAGCCTGGCCAGTGGCCGTAGTAGTCGAACTTGGGCACGTCTTCACCCCGGTTCGCGGCCATGGCCTGCTCGAACAGCTTCTCCGCATCCTGCCAGGTGAAAATCAGTCCCCCGAGACCGTAAACACGGGTCAGCAGCCGGCAGTGGTTGCGCTTTTCTTGTAGCACAGTGGCGATCTCGTTGGTGACCCATCCGGCCGGGCCACCGTACTGATCGGCGCGTTCGGCTATAAGCGCCGTCTTCGCATCCTTGAACGCGTCAGCGACCTCCCTGGAAGGGAAGGGGCGCAGCACGCGGAGCGAGATGGAGCCGACCTTCTCGCCCTTCTCGCGCAGCTTGTCCACGGCATCGCAAACGGTCTCGGACGCAGAGCAGAGAGAGAACATCACGGTTTCCGGCTTGTCCTCCATCCTGTAGGTGTCTATGACGTCGTACTTGCGGCCCGAAAACGCGGCGTAGTCCTCCAGGATGCCAGGGATAACCTCCATGGCTTCCTTCATTGCCAGGTGTAGTTGGTACTTGTTGTTGATCAGGTCGTCGTTCATGTAGGGCCCGAAGGTTTTCGGGTTATGGATGTCCAAGATGGATGGGCGCGGAGGCTTCGGTCCAACCCATGCTTTCACGTCATCGCGGTTCGCGAAGATCTCGATGCGTCGGGTTCCATGGCTGGTGAAGAAGCCATCGTACACCACCATCGCCGGCAGGCTAACGCGCTCTGCCCACTTCAGCGCGATGATGTTCATGTCGTACACTTCCTGCACGTTGTTGGCGAGCAGGATCAGCCATCCCGTACCCAGCGTGTGTAGGAAGTCCGAGTGGTCGCACTTAATGTTCAGCGGGGCCGACACGGCGCGCGCGGCGATGTTCATCACCATGGGCAGTCGCAGGCCGGAAAGCACCGGCAACTCCTCGAACTTGAGCAGCAACCCTTGCGACGAGGTCACGTCTACGGCCCTCGCGCCTGCCGCAGCGGCGCCCGTACACACGCCGATGGCCGCCAACTCGCTGTTCGCAGGCACGAACACCATTTCCAGCTCGCCCTTGGCGATCTTTGCGGCGACCGCTTCCCCCACTTCGCTGGACGGCGTAATCGGATAGAAGCCCTCGAGGTCGTAGCCGATTGCAGCGATGGCCTCGGCGGCGGCGTAGTTGCCACTCAGGACGGCCACCTTCTGTTCGGCAGTCTTATGCGTTAACAGCGTCACCGGTCTTCACTTCCTTTCTTCCTGCTGGGTTCTCTGCCACCAGGTCTAGATGCTCGGCCTCGATGGCCTGGGTCAGCGCCTTGCCCTTCTTGGTCTCCGGGCAGACATAGATGCACCGAAGGCACCCTTTGCAGAAATCGTAGTCGATCCCGATCATCTGGCCCCCGGAGAACACCACCGAGCCTGGGTCGGGGCAGGTGAAGTAGCACTTCACGCAGTGGATGCAAGCCGCGGCATCGAAGATTGGTATGAGGCCCGCGCGCATCGTCTTCGTAGAGCGGATGTTCAGGTGCTCGACGTTCTCCACGACCGCACCAATCTGCTGGTTTTCATAGCCGATGTCGGGCTTGCGGTCGTAGTCTACGGGCACGAGCGGATACTTGCCGTCCGCTGGGTAGGAGGCAAACACGCTGTGCGTAGCAGCCGCCTCGTAGGCCGCCAAGTTCGCATCCTTCAGCTTCGGCCACTGCCCGGCGATCATCTCCTTCATCTTGTCGTCCGAGAAGCCCAGCGTGTGGGCTAACAGCGCAAAGAGCGGGATGTTGATGCGCGACTTCGTGCTCGTGGCGATCTCTGTCGCGTCCAAGCAGATAATGCGGCCGCTGTGCAGCTTCAAGCGTTCACGCACTTCGTCCGGCGTCAGGCGGGTGTTGACGATCACCGTTGCGTTCTCCTGGAGTCCCTCATTCAGGCGCATTGCCTGGATCAGGTGCTCGCGAAAGACGACCAGAATGTGCGGGGTCCTCGTGGGTCCGACTTGCCGCACGGGCGTGCCTACTTCACACAGCTTCACCGAGACGGAGGTCGGAGTGCCCTTCTTCTCGGAGCCGTATGCCGCGTCGTACCCGCCGTCCAGGTCCATCACCTGAACCGCCGTGTCGAACAGCATCTTGCCGAGCGAATTGGCTCCATCCCCGCCCAACGCCACCATGGAGATGTTGCAGAAACCTAGTTCGTCTCGATAGGGCAATCGAGACTCGTTCGAGTTGGACATGCTTATCGTTCCTCCCTATCGTTGCGGCGGTAGCGTTCCTCTCCGAAGTTAGTCGCGCGGGAACCGTTCCGGGTGGAGTTGGACAGCCTTCGCCATCAGTTCTTCAGACGTCTCACGTCGGTTGGGATCGTCCTGGATGCCGTCCACGGGACAGACCTCGGCGCAATGAGGTCTGTCGTAGAAGCCCACGCACTCGGTGCATCGCTCTTCGCGTACCACGTAGATGGTCCCGTCGAGGACAATGGCGTCATTCGGGCACTCGGGCTGACACAGCCCACAGGCGATGCAGTCTTCGGTGATTAGCCTGGCCATCGTTCTATTCCCCCCTCGGTTCGCTCCGATGACGGTCTCGAAACCCGTCCGCCCCCCACAGGCGAGATCCGGGGCCTGAGCCGGGAACCGACATGGGCTTGCGGGCGGAAGAGGCAACATTCTGAGGCGGTCCCTTACCACCTCTAATTATCGAGCGCGCGCCCAACTCAGTATAGCATGAGCGCGAACCTGCCCGAGGGGATTCGTGCTTTTTTGCGCAACTAAGCAGGCAAAGGTCCCATGGGCCCTGGCCACTTCGCTGCGATGGGGTTCGGACGATTATTGGAAGGAGTGACGAGGGCTCCGCAGAAGTCCTTAGCAACCATTACTTTTCTCATCGGAGAGCCGGCAAAAATGCTGATCGTGCTGATCGTTTTCACGGTGATGGGGTTGGCGTTTATTGCGACGACCCTCTTTGTTTCGCGTCTCTTGAGGCCGTCGAACCCCACGCCGGTGAAGCTGGAGGCCTATGAGTGCGGCCCACAACCGTTCTCGTCCGCATGGCGCCAGATGAACTTTCATTACTACACTTTTCCGCTGCTCTTCGTGCTCTTCGATGTGGAATCTGCGTTTCTTTTTCCCGTAGCCGTGATCGCCTCATCCATGCTTAAAGGAATGCAAGTCGTGGTCTTCGTGGAGATCCTGGTATTCGTGGCGATCTTGGTCGCCGGATGGTTCTACGCCTGGAGGGTGGGAGGACTAGAGTGGGAGTAGTCGGATGAGCAACCTCAGCGACATGCTGGTAAAAGTGCCGGGCGGAAGCATCCTTGTCGGCCCGATTGACGAGATCTTCAAGTGGGCGCGCAAGTCCTCGATGTGGTCACTCACCTTCGGACTATCTTGCTGCGCCATCGAAATGATCTCGACGGCAGCGTCTCACTACGATCTCGATCGGTTCGGGATCCTATTCCGCGCGACGCCGAGACAGGCCGACGTGATGATCGTAGCGGGATGGGTCTCTGTGAAGATGGCTCCGCTCATCCGACGTCTGTACGAGCAGATGCCGGAACCCAAGTACGTGGTGGCGATGGGAGGCTGCGCAAGCGCCGGCGGACCGTACCGAGACTCCGAGACCATCGTGAAGGGCGTGGATAACATCGTGCCTGTAGACGTATACGTCTACGGCTGTCCCCCGCGGCCCGAAAACCTGATCCACGGTCTGCTGATGCTGCAGGAGCGAATCAGCAATGAGTCGCTCGTCCGCGATGTCGAAGACCCGTCCGCCAGACCAGAGCCCATCGTGATCCAAGCATGAGTGAGACCGCGGACCTAGGCTTCCTTCCCCAGTTGCAGGCACGCTTTGGCGATGCAATATCGGCAGCTGAATGGACTGGACGCGATGCCAGGGTCACCGTAACGCTGGATGTCCTGCCGGACCTGCTTCGCTTCGCCCGCGACGAGTTGGACCCTCCGATGACGTATCCCGCGATGCTGACCGCCTACGACACTGGCGAGCAGATGGTCCTCGTCTACCGGCTTGCGTCGCTAGAACGCCGGCAGTCGCTCCTGATTCACACGTCTCTGTCACGAGCGGACCCCGTCGTGCCAACGTCAACCTCTCTGTGGCCCGGGATGAACTGGCACGAGCGTGAGGTCTTCGACATGTTCGGCATACGCTTCGAGGGACACCCCAACCTCGCGCGCATTCTGCTACCGGAAGATTGGGAGGGTCATCCCTTCCGAAAGGATTACGTCTCCGTTCCGAGCGGCGATCCTCTCCGAGGTCCGCAACCTGCGGACCCGGTGGGAGGTGGCAAGTGAACGAGGCACCCACTACCCTCGAAACGCGCGAGATCGTCTCCGAGGGCATGGTAATCAACATGGGTCCGCAGCACCCCTCGACGCACGGGGTGCTGCGGCTCATACTTACGCTCGACGGCGAAGAGGTGATCGAGTGCGAGCCGGTGATTGGCTACCTACATCGTGGTCTGGAAAAGTTTGCAGAGCGCAGACCGTACGCTCACTTCATTCCCTTCACGGACAGGTTGGACTACCTCTCCGCCCTTTCGTGTAACCTTGCATGTGCGCAGGCCATCGAGCGCCTCGCAGGCATCGAAGTTCCCGAGCGAGCCAGCTACCTACGCGTGGCCTTGATGGAGCTCAACCGTATCGCCAGTCACCTGGTGTTCCTCGGCACTTTCGGAGCGGACATAGGCGCAACGACCGTGCTGCTGTATGCCTTCCGCGAACGCGAGCTGTGCCTGGAACTACTGGAGGCTATTACCGGCGCGCGGCTCACCTACAA harbors:
- a CDS encoding RHS repeat-associated core domain-containing protein; the protein is MRTMMVSFVTRGIALLVVLFAPSAAFVRAQSTIPDQTPQTQWRAGGAFTGGGRMAPPTPVIGQLGSESGPGADSYAYDDGFNLTGRAGVTFTYDTNRLMSAGSRTFTYDAWGSLVASHSNVANDNPFRWNGSVGYRYIAPTGLYHAGAREYDPTVGRWLQRDPIGMSGGHPNLYAYCANNPVEAADPDGLRHFAALGRASNLSDEKSWWDCVVGGTEWLLSLPWKALKWVLGYNQTKLAPGTAGFEAITGDPYRDGTEEGDELADLMTSTETGLVPSDKRPREAPSRS
- a CDS encoding 2-oxoacid:acceptor oxidoreductase family protein; this translates as MSNSNESRLPYRDELGFCNISMVALGGDGANSLGKMLFDTAVQVMDLDGGYDAAYGSEKKGTPTSVSVKLCEVGTPVRQVGPTRTPHILVVFREHLIQAMRLNEGLQENATVIVNTRLTPDEVRERLKLHSGRIICLDATEIATSTKSRINIPLFALLAHTLGFSDDKMKEMIAGQWPKLKDANLAAYEAAATHSVFASYPADGKYPLVPVDYDRKPDIGYENQQIGAVVENVEHLNIRSTKTMRAGLIPIFDAAACIHCVKCYFTCPDPGSVVFSGGQMIGIDYDFCKGCLRCIYVCPETKKGKALTQAIEAEHLDLVAENPAGRKEVKTGDAVNA
- a CDS encoding NADH-quinone oxidoreductase subunit B; the encoded protein is MSNLSDMLVKVPGGSILVGPIDEIFKWARKSSMWSLTFGLSCCAIEMISTAASHYDLDRFGILFRATPRQADVMIVAGWVSVKMAPLIRRLYEQMPEPKYVVAMGGCASAGGPYRDSETIVKGVDNIVPVDVYVYGCPPRPENLIHGLLMLQERISNESLVRDVEDPSARPEPIVIQA
- a CDS encoding NADH-quinone oxidoreductase subunit A codes for the protein MLIVLIVFTVMGLAFIATTLFVSRLLRPSNPTPVKLEAYECGPQPFSSAWRQMNFHYYTFPLLFVLFDVESAFLFPVAVIASSMLKGMQVVVFVEILVFVAILVAGWFYAWRVGGLEWE
- a CDS encoding NADH-quinone oxidoreductase subunit C yields the protein MSETADLGFLPQLQARFGDAISAAEWTGRDARVTVTLDVLPDLLRFARDELDPPMTYPAMLTAYDTGEQMVLVYRLASLERRQSLLIHTSLSRADPVVPTSTSLWPGMNWHEREVFDMFGIRFEGHPNLARILLPEDWEGHPFRKDYVSVPSGDPLRGPQPADPVGGGK
- a CDS encoding pyruvate synthase, translating into MTLLTHKTAEQKVAVLSGNYAAAEAIAAIGYDLEGFYPITPSSEVGEAVAAKIAKGELEMVFVPANSELAAIGVCTGAAAAGARAVDVTSSQGLLLKFEELPVLSGLRLPMVMNIAARAVSAPLNIKCDHSDFLHTLGTGWLILLANNVQEVYDMNIIALKWAERVSLPAMVVYDGFFTSHGTRRIEIFANRDDVKAWVGPKPPRPSILDIHNPKTFGPYMNDDLINNKYQLHLAMKEAMEVIPGILEDYAAFSGRKYDVIDTYRMEDKPETVMFSLCSASETVCDAVDKLREKGEKVGSISLRVLRPFPSREVADAFKDAKTALIAERADQYGGPAGWVTNEIATVLQEKRNHCRLLTRVYGLGGLIFTWQDAEKLFEQAMAANRGEDVPKFDYYGHWPGSPEKLPPKRFEPEDPNDFVVNEGLGERVNIQTLRTLASDMPHRIAHPQSCPGCGAFVNLDIFLSGIDGPTVLLFNTGCGMVVTTGFPDTSFRVPYMHNLFHNNSSTAVGIVETYRLARSKGLITEETTVIAVGGDGSGDIGLDQLLSAAIRNHPFIYFEYDNNVYANTGAQLCYTAPKGLFTTTSPGGKGFHHKDMIELMRGTHCRYIVTIAETHVEDAIRKARKAQQMVRDGNFVFAKSFSACPLNWVTPDWSGPQIVQKALDSCFFPLLEIENGITKLNYDPEALGKKIPVDQLFGEMGKAGVYLRGENHAQEIADLQAEVDRRWRRLKAMHEDPTL
- a CDS encoding YfhL family 4Fe-4S dicluster ferredoxin, with the protein product MARLITEDCIACGLCQPECPNDAIVLDGTIYVVREERCTECVGFYDRPHCAEVCPVDGIQDDPNRRETSEELMAKAVQLHPERFPRD